The following proteins come from a genomic window of Streptococcus oralis:
- a CDS encoding TetR/AcrR family transcriptional regulator — MKKETDELNEKILESARSEFLVYGYQDASLRRICRAAGLTTGALYKRYESKDSLFTALLEPTLTALDQYGQDQKRRDYAFLEEGHLSDMWAHRLEDLQSLMRILYKYKDIMQLLLFKSQGSSQADFRMRLPHLAANETYRYLDLAYKEGKINHLVKHEFLRSCMTAYYTAVFEPLAQDWPQEQALEFCHSIMDLFDWGGLLGF; from the coding sequence ATGAAAAAAGAAACAGATGAGTTAAACGAAAAAATCTTGGAAAGCGCAAGGAGTGAGTTCTTGGTTTATGGCTATCAGGATGCTTCACTGCGGAGAATTTGTCGCGCTGCTGGCTTGACGACTGGGGCTCTTTATAAGCGCTATGAGAGTAAGGACAGTCTCTTTACTGCTCTGCTTGAGCCTACTCTGACAGCCTTAGACCAGTATGGACAAGATCAGAAGCGACGTGACTATGCTTTTCTAGAAGAGGGACACCTGTCTGACATGTGGGCACATCGCTTAGAGGATCTCCAGTCCCTGATGCGGATTCTCTATAAGTATAAGGATATTATGCAGCTCTTGCTCTTTAAATCTCAGGGTTCTTCGCAAGCGGACTTCAGGATGCGTCTGCCTCATTTGGCTGCTAACGAGACTTATCGCTATTTGGATCTGGCTTACAAAGAGGGGAAAATCAATCATTTGGTCAAACACGAGTTTCTGCGATCGTGCATGACAGCTTATTACACAGCTGTATTTGAGCCCTTGGCTCAAGACTGGCCCCAAGAGCAGGCGCTGGAATTTTGCCATTCCATCATGGACTTGTTTGACTGGGGAGGTTTGCTTGGTTTTTGA